A genomic region of Globicephala melas chromosome 9, mGloMel1.2, whole genome shotgun sequence contains the following coding sequences:
- the C9H7orf57 gene encoding uncharacterized protein C7orf57 homolog isoform X2, producing MRNTSKELHGAASRYAPCDWYYHLPVKQSEKAVDAPPASQIPGLSDLRAAPSGHTPGARRCLVKETDSEYVKLAKQGGQPDLLKHFAPGTSKGSPVAYSLPDWYVHHSQPPTADRRQVPAASIPDYMVYEESNRDHASGNYESRRGPFDFDMKTVWQREAEELVKEKKKVRLPAIKSKYPSKAGTPLGPKDPAGSKLSFPPMPGQKISSPTNVSKLISNGYNAEWLQQQADRDKRTLQTSKASASSLSQSPWDAEPPPDPEAPEGAKEGPESSPPSPVAPPTASAPAERR from the exons ATTGGTATTACCACCTTCCTGTGAAGCAGTCTGAGAAAGCCGTGGATGCCCCGCCAGCGTCCCAGATCCCAGGCCTCAGTGACCTGAGGGCAGCCCCCAGTGGGCACACGCCCGGGGCACGAAGGTGCTTGGTGAAGGAAACGGACTCAGAGTACGTGAAGCTGGCGAAGCAAGGTGGCCAGCCCG ATCTGTTGAAGCACTTTGCCCCCGGGACCAGTAAGGGCTCCCCCGTGGCCTACTCCTTGCCAGACTGGTACGTCCACCACAGCCAGCCGCCGACGGCCGACCGGAGGCA GGTCCCCGCTGCGTCCATACCGGATTACATGGTTTATGAAGAGTCTAACCGCGATCACGCCAGTGGCAACTACGAGTCCAGAAGGGGGCCCTTCGACTTTGACATGAAGACGGTTTGGCAAAGAGAGGCAGAGGAActggtaaaggagaaaaaaaag GTTAGGCTACCAGCCATCAAGTCCAAGTATCCGAGCAAAGCCGGGACCCCGCTTGGCCCCAAAGACCCTGCAGGAAGCAAACTATCCTTTCCCCCCAT gcCTGGTCAAAAAATCAGTTCACCCACAAACGTTTCCAAACTTATTAGCAATGGATATAACGCTGAGTGGTTACAGCAGCAAGCAGACCGAGACAAGAGGACCCTGCAGACATCCAAGGCCTCTGCTTCGTCTCTGTCCCAGTCTCCGTGGGACGCCGAGCCGCCCCCAGACCCGGAGGCTCCGGAAGGCGCCAAGGAAGGCCCAG AGTCTTCTCCTCCAA GTCCAGTAGCACCTCCAACTGCCTCAGCGCCCGCGGAGCGCAGATAA